A genomic segment from Tuwongella immobilis encodes:
- the hemG gene encoding protoporphyrinogen oxidase yields the protein MARIVILGAGLSGLALAYRLQQRLPHAAITLIEPRNRPGGNIWTARQNGFQIEEGPNGFLDSKPSTMQLCRDLGLGDQLLAASEGSRKNRYVYLRDQLQKLPGGLMPFLRSPLMSWRGKLAFALEQFRKPPSPIPEDESIAAFATRRAGRESAEIFADALVTGIHGGDPELLSIRSCFPRLAQFEREFGSVIKGVFAAAKVRRKAAQARGETPQPQRMWSFRPGLRLLVETLHEQFRGTYVGGIGVRRIRRADPATSDGARWLIDGEGGEQWQADVVIPTCPAYISARLLADVDEPLAHELDSIAYTRIAVVALAYRRADVPRADLDGFGYIAPQRTRRDVLGVQWCSSIFPDRAPDGLVMWRALCGGWHRGEMLDWSNEQLLRAVHAEMTVAMGVTGEPVHHHIVRWPKAIPQYFIGHHQRVQRVEMRLVQLPGLFLGGNILYGVAMNDCTEQAELLAHRIADSLTPSAG from the coding sequence ATGGCGCGGATTGTCATTTTGGGGGCGGGGCTGTCGGGGTTGGCGCTGGCGTACCGGCTCCAACAACGGCTGCCCCACGCGGCGATCACGCTCATCGAGCCGCGAAATCGGCCCGGGGGCAACATCTGGACCGCTCGGCAGAACGGCTTTCAAATCGAAGAGGGGCCCAATGGCTTTCTCGATTCGAAACCATCCACCATGCAGTTGTGTCGCGACCTGGGATTGGGTGATCAATTGCTGGCGGCCAGCGAAGGCTCCCGCAAAAACCGCTATGTCTACCTCCGCGATCAGCTGCAAAAACTCCCCGGCGGATTGATGCCGTTCCTCCGCTCGCCCTTGATGAGCTGGCGGGGGAAACTCGCATTCGCGCTCGAACAATTTCGCAAACCCCCCTCGCCGATTCCCGAGGATGAATCGATCGCGGCGTTCGCCACCCGACGGGCCGGCCGCGAATCTGCGGAGATCTTCGCCGATGCGCTCGTGACCGGCATTCACGGCGGCGATCCGGAATTGCTCAGCATTCGATCCTGTTTTCCGCGATTGGCCCAATTCGAACGCGAATTCGGCAGCGTCATCAAAGGCGTGTTCGCCGCCGCCAAAGTCCGTCGCAAGGCCGCTCAAGCCCGTGGCGAAACCCCGCAGCCGCAACGCATGTGGTCGTTTCGACCGGGATTGCGATTGCTCGTCGAAACCCTCCACGAGCAATTTCGGGGCACCTACGTTGGCGGCATCGGTGTGCGACGCATCCGCCGGGCCGATCCCGCCACCTCCGACGGGGCACGCTGGCTGATCGACGGCGAAGGCGGTGAGCAATGGCAGGCCGATGTCGTGATTCCCACATGCCCGGCATACATTTCGGCGCGATTGCTGGCCGATGTGGATGAGCCGTTGGCCCACGAATTGGACAGCATTGCCTACACGCGCATTGCGGTGGTGGCGCTCGCGTATCGTCGGGCGGATGTCCCGCGTGCGGATCTGGACGGATTTGGCTACATTGCCCCGCAGCGGACCCGACGCGATGTCCTGGGCGTGCAGTGGTGTTCGTCGATTTTCCCCGATCGCGCTCCCGATGGGCTGGTGATGTGGCGGGCGCTGTGTGGCGGCTGGCATCGTGGGGAGATGCTCGATTGGTCGAACGAGCAACTGTTGCGGGCCGTGCATGCGGAAATGACCGTGGCCATGGGCGTGACCGGTGAGCCGGTGCATCACCACATTGTGCGGTGGCCCAAGGCGATTCCGCAGTATTTCATCGGCCATCATCAGCGGGTGCAGCGGGTGGAGATGCGATTGGTGCAACTGCCCGGTTTGTTCCTGGGTGGCAATATTCTCTATGGCGTGGCCATGAATGATTGCACGGAACAGGCGGAACTGCTCGCCCACCGCATTGCCGATTCGCTGACCCCATCGGCTGGGTAA
- a CDS encoding Gfo/Idh/MocA family protein → MQTRRIGIIMNGVTGRMGTNQHLIRSILAIRQQGGVKVGEDLRLMPDPILTGRNADKLQALAERTGVTRYTTDLDAALANPDDEIFFDASGTLQRAEFVARAVKAKKAIYCEKPTAVKADDALHLARLCESAGVKNGVVQDKLWLTGLRKFRVLRDQGFFGKILSVRGEFGYWVFTGEDADQPAQRPSWNYRQADGGGIIVDMLCHWRYVIDNLFGKVKAVSCLGATHLPQRIDERGNRYDCTADDSCYATFECDNGVICQFNSSWTVRVRRDDLLTMQVDGTHGSAVVGLRKCWVQSLGTTPRPVWNPDIEQPIQFFNGWQEVPDCTTYDNAFKIQWEEFLKHVAVDAPFPYTLREGAKGVQLAELGLQSWAQRRWLNVEELPA, encoded by the coding sequence ATGCAAACGCGACGAATTGGCATCATCATGAACGGCGTCACCGGACGCATGGGCACCAACCAGCATCTGATTCGCTCCATCCTGGCCATTCGGCAGCAAGGTGGGGTGAAAGTCGGCGAGGATTTGCGGCTGATGCCCGATCCGATTCTCACCGGGCGAAATGCCGACAAACTGCAAGCCCTGGCGGAGCGCACCGGCGTCACCCGCTACACCACTGATTTGGACGCCGCGCTGGCCAATCCCGACGATGAAATCTTTTTTGATGCCAGTGGCACATTGCAACGCGCGGAATTCGTTGCGCGGGCGGTGAAGGCGAAGAAGGCCATTTACTGCGAAAAACCGACAGCGGTGAAAGCCGACGATGCGCTCCATTTGGCGCGATTGTGCGAATCAGCAGGCGTGAAAAATGGTGTCGTGCAGGACAAATTATGGCTCACCGGCCTGCGGAAGTTTCGGGTGTTGCGCGATCAGGGCTTCTTCGGCAAAATCCTCAGCGTGCGGGGGGAATTCGGCTATTGGGTCTTCACCGGCGAGGATGCCGACCAGCCCGCCCAACGGCCGTCTTGGAATTATCGCCAAGCAGATGGCGGGGGCATCATCGTGGATATGCTCTGCCATTGGCGCTATGTGATTGACAATCTGTTTGGCAAAGTCAAAGCCGTGAGTTGTCTCGGGGCCACGCATCTGCCGCAGCGGATTGATGAGCGAGGCAACCGCTACGATTGCACGGCGGATGATTCCTGTTATGCCACATTCGAATGCGACAATGGCGTGATTTGCCAATTCAACAGTTCCTGGACGGTGCGGGTGCGACGCGATGATCTGCTGACCATGCAAGTCGATGGCACGCACGGGAGCGCGGTGGTGGGACTGCGAAAATGCTGGGTGCAAAGCCTGGGCACCACCCCCCGCCCGGTCTGGAATCCGGATATCGAACAGCCGATCCAATTTTTCAACGGCTGGCAAGAAGTGCCCGATTGCACGACCTATGACAACGCCTTCAAAATTCAGTGGGAGGAATTCTTGAAGCATGTCGCGGTCGATGCCCCGTTTCCGTACACGCTCCGCGAAGGTGCCAAAGGGGTGCAGTTGGCCGAACTCGGGTTGCAAAGCTGGGCTCAACGCCGCTGGTTGAATGTGGAGGAACTCCCCGCGTGA
- a CDS encoding class I adenylate-forming enzyme family protein: MAIWQFLHENAARQPDRLAVIHERCQLTYAELEDWVERIATGLHFQGLAGCDRVVTVLGNTPEHLALLLACFRAGLVVVPLAPWSILAQIRYALRTSGARGIVAPTATLQAVFEDHGELRPDIIINTGDPLPIPGMIPWEVIEAGPGEVPPLPKSDRDHLAIIVFTSGTTSRPKAVVHSQNRLARRVIAYADRLQLTPRDVAYIIIGIGRPVVLAGQVLAMLRCGGTIVLRESCDPAAFWEGFRQPPQKTLTFGAPGVMKSLLAHPASREVDWSQCPYWLVGGDCVSPELHAGFIARAGRPLIEMCGMTETGFYSLNPPDRPRIGSIGQVLPGVTVRIVDAEGTPVSCGEIGEIAIRTPDGMIGYWNDTAETFRVIRDDWLYTGDLARMDADGYLWFVGRSKDIIVRMGYKVSPILVEQALETHPSIERAVVVGAPDSLAGQVPFAFLQLAANQPAPNADELRTYLADRLDPPSIPDSFVPIAEWPLTYAGKLDRARLVWIATNGGVPF; encoded by the coding sequence ATGGCGATTTGGCAATTTCTGCACGAGAACGCAGCGCGGCAACCGGATCGACTCGCGGTGATTCACGAACGCTGCCAACTCACGTATGCGGAGCTTGAAGATTGGGTGGAGCGGATCGCGACGGGGCTGCACTTTCAGGGATTGGCTGGTTGCGATCGCGTGGTCACCGTGCTGGGCAATACTCCGGAGCATCTGGCGCTCCTTTTGGCCTGCTTTCGAGCGGGGTTGGTGGTGGTGCCGCTCGCGCCGTGGTCGATTCTGGCGCAAATTCGCTATGCACTGCGCACCAGTGGAGCGCGTGGAATTGTCGCCCCAACCGCGACACTCCAGGCTGTTTTCGAGGATCACGGCGAACTGCGCCCCGATATCATCATCAACACCGGCGATCCGCTGCCAATCCCCGGAATGATTCCCTGGGAAGTCATCGAGGCCGGCCCCGGTGAGGTGCCCCCACTCCCGAAATCGGATCGCGATCATTTGGCGATCATCGTCTTCACCTCCGGCACCACCAGTCGCCCCAAGGCAGTCGTCCACAGCCAAAACCGACTCGCCCGCCGTGTCATCGCCTATGCCGACCGATTGCAACTCACGCCCAGGGATGTGGCGTACATCATCATTGGCATCGGGCGTCCGGTCGTTCTCGCTGGGCAAGTGCTGGCGATGCTCCGCTGCGGCGGCACCATCGTGTTGCGTGAATCGTGCGATCCCGCCGCATTTTGGGAAGGTTTTCGCCAACCGCCCCAGAAAACGCTGACGTTTGGGGCACCGGGCGTGATGAAATCGCTCCTGGCGCATCCGGCATCCCGCGAGGTCGATTGGTCGCAATGTCCGTACTGGCTTGTCGGCGGAGACTGCGTCTCGCCGGAACTCCATGCCGGATTCATCGCTCGTGCGGGACGGCCGCTGATCGAGATGTGCGGCATGACCGAGACGGGATTTTACAGCCTCAATCCCCCCGATCGGCCGCGCATCGGCTCCATTGGCCAAGTGCTGCCCGGCGTGACGGTGCGCATCGTGGATGCGGAGGGGACCCCCGTTTCCTGCGGCGAAATCGGCGAAATTGCCATTCGCACGCCCGATGGCATGATTGGCTACTGGAACGATACGGCCGAGACATTCCGAGTCATCCGCGATGATTGGCTCTACACCGGCGACCTTGCCCGAATGGACGCCGACGGCTACCTCTGGTTCGTTGGTCGCTCCAAAGACATCATCGTGCGGATGGGCTACAAAGTTTCGCCCATTCTGGTGGAGCAGGCATTGGAGACACACCCATCCATCGAGCGGGCGGTGGTGGTGGGTGCCCCGGATTCGTTGGCCGGGCAAGTGCCATTCGCCTTCCTGCAACTCGCCGCCAACCAGCCCGCGCCGAACGCGGATGAGCTGCGAACCTACCTCGCCGATCGTCTCGATCCCCCGTCCATCCCCGATTCTTTCGTCCCCATTGCGGAATGGCCACTGACCTACGCCGGCAAGCTCGACCGCGCCCGACTCGTCTGGATCGCCACCAACGGCGGCGTGCCGTTCTAA
- a CDS encoding beta/alpha barrel domain-containing protein, with protein MKSLIHSPADLTPTTTWQETVWAWTSEESLIDHTTKARLCSAVLLPFQNGQPDWDSLISSIAWMQSAADHYGVELVPVLNADTGYIFDLDDALYAEVLRRFRAAFPQMKFIAGVTARGAANDSEFRAERYRPLLDIVQEHDHCEVMLMTSRWLNSLDPQRRRDGYFTIAEWLVRPGIVHALEPSFVPWATPFEPWLLWELANHPKFVGGKISTLDEPHFLYWAAMVRDQQLAFAPHSGDDFGIATAIKLGLPLLIGAASSAAPLICAAKDMWLFDDAPAKRYPTPLAAAGLGAGRFDLRVTKLFEAFQSLEDAVFRLDTNGSAAAYKHSTAHLLHALGVIAAPEAHPHCADRRGPDEAARMHEAMLRAIRMAERLNIPGFSRPQ; from the coding sequence GTGAAATCGCTCATTCACTCGCCGGCGGATCTCACGCCGACTACCACGTGGCAAGAAACCGTTTGGGCCTGGACCAGCGAGGAATCGCTGATCGACCATACCACCAAAGCGCGGCTCTGCTCCGCAGTGCTTCTGCCGTTCCAGAATGGCCAGCCGGATTGGGATAGCCTGATTTCCAGCATTGCCTGGATGCAATCGGCAGCGGATCATTACGGCGTAGAACTGGTGCCGGTGCTCAATGCCGATACTGGGTACATCTTCGACCTGGATGATGCGCTCTATGCCGAAGTCCTGCGGCGATTTCGGGCGGCGTTCCCGCAGATGAAATTCATCGCCGGGGTCACCGCTCGCGGGGCAGCGAACGACTCGGAATTCCGGGCCGAACGCTATCGGCCGCTGTTGGATATTGTCCAGGAACATGACCATTGCGAAGTCATGCTCATGACCTCGCGGTGGCTCAATTCGCTGGATCCGCAGCGTCGGCGCGATGGCTACTTTACCATTGCCGAATGGCTGGTGCGGCCAGGAATCGTCCACGCCCTAGAACCATCGTTCGTGCCGTGGGCGACCCCGTTTGAACCGTGGTTGCTGTGGGAATTGGCCAATCATCCGAAGTTTGTCGGCGGCAAAATTAGCACGCTGGATGAGCCGCATTTCCTGTATTGGGCCGCGATGGTTCGCGATCAGCAATTGGCCTTCGCGCCGCATTCGGGAGATGATTTCGGGATCGCAACCGCGATTAAACTGGGGCTGCCGCTGCTGATTGGGGCGGCGAGTAGTGCGGCGCCGCTGATTTGTGCCGCCAAGGATATGTGGCTGTTCGATGATGCCCCGGCCAAACGCTATCCCACGCCGTTGGCCGCCGCCGGTCTCGGGGCCGGGCGATTCGATCTCCGCGTGACCAAACTGTTCGAGGCGTTCCAATCGCTGGAAGATGCCGTCTTTCGGCTGGATACCAACGGCAGCGCGGCGGCGTACAAGCATAGCACGGCGCATCTGCTGCACGCACTCGGGGTGATTGCCGCGCCAGAAGCCCATCCCCATTGTGCGGATCGTCGCGGCCCGGATGAGGCGGCCCGCATGCACGAGGCGATGCTGCGGGCAATTCGCATGGCGGAACGGCTGAACATTCCGGGATTCTCGCGGCCACAATAA
- a CDS encoding TerC family protein, with protein sequence MEWLAPLVTLTLMEIVLGIDNIIFIAIVAGRLPEAQRPRARRIGLMVALGTRLMLLALLSFIMGLTKPLFMLPELSFLNIDPEHAEEVLGISGKDLIMIIGGLFLVGKSVYEIHHKLEGPDEHESTGGTAPKSVSFGLILAQIAVIDIVFSLDSVITAVGMARDYWVMVSAMIISVGVMLAFAGYISDFVDRHPTLKILALSFLILIGTMLMAEGFGQHMNKGYIYFAMAFAVVVELLNMRLRKKADEPVALHGKHMPSDMLPKSAGMRPIDRKRAEKLGRNKSR encoded by the coding sequence ATGGAATGGCTCGCGCCGTTGGTGACGCTGACGTTGATGGAAATTGTGCTGGGCATTGACAATATCATTTTCATCGCCATTGTCGCCGGGCGATTGCCGGAAGCCCAACGGCCACGCGCTCGGCGAATTGGTCTCATGGTCGCGCTCGGTACGCGATTGATGCTGCTGGCGTTGCTGAGCTTCATCATGGGGCTGACCAAGCCGTTGTTCATGCTGCCGGAATTGTCCTTCCTGAACATCGACCCCGAACATGCCGAAGAAGTGCTGGGAATTTCCGGCAAAGATCTCATCATGATCATCGGTGGATTGTTCCTGGTGGGCAAGAGCGTCTACGAAATCCACCACAAGTTGGAAGGTCCAGACGAGCATGAATCGACGGGTGGGACTGCACCCAAATCCGTGAGTTTCGGGCTGATTTTGGCGCAAATTGCGGTCATCGACATCGTGTTTTCGCTCGATTCGGTCATCACCGCGGTTGGCATGGCCCGCGATTACTGGGTGATGGTGTCGGCGATGATTATTTCGGTGGGTGTGATGCTGGCGTTTGCCGGGTACATCAGCGATTTTGTCGATCGTCACCCCACGCTGAAAATTCTGGCACTGAGCTTTCTGATCCTCATCGGCACGATGTTGATGGCCGAGGGATTCGGACAGCACATGAACAAAGGCTACATTTATTTTGCGATGGCATTTGCCGTGGTGGTGGAACTGCTGAATATGCGGTTGCGCAAGAAGGCCGATGAGCCGGTGGCGCTGCATGGCAAGCACATGCCCAGCGACATGCTGCCGAAGTCGGCGGGAATGCGGCCGATCGATCGCAAGCGGGCCGAGAAATTGGGCCGCAATAAATCGCGTTGA
- a CDS encoding RNA polymerase sigma factor, which translates to MLPQTSHTLLDELLASEQNSVAWTRFHELYTPWLRMQLAALPLQAMDRDDLIQNVLMIVFQKLPRYQHNGRTGAFRRWLRTITERETWNFCRTRARQFAELNPGQIAAYFAPDSPEMQQWEATHDAHVLRACAFQQRAMIGDHDFAVFDCLFVQGKTISETAALLHRTVAAVSMSRFRVIQYLREYTARFIDVDG; encoded by the coding sequence ATGTTGCCTCAGACTTCGCACACATTGTTGGATGAATTGCTCGCTTCTGAGCAAAATTCCGTCGCATGGACTCGCTTTCACGAGCTTTACACGCCGTGGTTGCGAATGCAACTCGCCGCGCTGCCGTTGCAAGCCATGGATCGCGATGATTTGATTCAGAATGTCTTGATGATCGTGTTTCAGAAGCTCCCCAGATATCAACACAATGGCCGAACTGGGGCGTTTCGCCGCTGGCTGCGCACGATTACCGAACGGGAAACCTGGAATTTTTGTCGAACCCGTGCGCGACAATTCGCCGAGCTGAATCCGGGTCAAATCGCCGCCTATTTCGCACCCGATAGCCCCGAGATGCAACAATGGGAGGCCACGCACGATGCCCACGTCTTGCGGGCTTGCGCCTTCCAACAACGCGCGATGATCGGCGATCACGATTTCGCCGTCTTCGATTGCTTATTCGTCCAAGGCAAGACCATCTCCGAGACCGCCGCACTGCTCCACCGAACCGTCGCCGCCGTGAGCATGTCCCGATTCCGCGTGATCCAATACCTGCGCGAATACACCGCCCGGTTCATCGATGTGGATGGCTAA
- a CDS encoding LysR family transcriptional regulator, translating into MELYQLEYFLEAARQRNFTRAAEQLHLAQAALSEQMRKLERELGTPLFHRAKRETTLTAAGELLRSHAESLLTQAARAKQAVQDLVTLRGGRLSIGAIPSVSAMLLPEAIAAFRREHPQVELALAEDTSRQVAQWVESGRVELGIVQLPTQGGSFHETLLFRERFVVLAPQSHPLANLRRVRLTDLAQEGFVVFKGRVRDTVHTACRAAGFEPRTVCESGELETIRSLVAAGLGIAILPELATHALPAGCTRLRLTAPSVTRRVALLQRKQHALSPAALAFRNLLRGLPLVQNPARKSPPAG; encoded by the coding sequence ATGGAGCTGTATCAGCTCGAATACTTCCTGGAAGCCGCGCGACAACGCAATTTCACGCGTGCCGCCGAGCAATTGCACCTGGCCCAGGCCGCGCTCAGCGAACAAATGCGCAAGCTGGAACGCGAATTGGGCACCCCATTATTCCACCGCGCCAAGCGCGAAACCACGCTCACCGCCGCCGGTGAACTGCTGCGGTCCCACGCCGAATCGCTGCTCACCCAGGCCGCCCGCGCCAAGCAAGCGGTGCAGGATCTTGTGACGCTGCGCGGCGGTCGATTGAGCATCGGGGCGATTCCATCCGTGAGTGCCATGCTGCTCCCCGAAGCCATCGCCGCCTTCCGCCGCGAGCATCCGCAAGTCGAGTTGGCGCTGGCGGAGGACACGTCGCGCCAGGTGGCCCAATGGGTTGAGTCTGGCCGAGTCGAATTGGGGATTGTTCAACTCCCCACGCAGGGCGGCAGCTTTCATGAAACGCTGCTGTTTCGAGAGCGATTTGTCGTTCTCGCCCCGCAATCGCACCCGCTGGCGAATCTGCGGCGCGTGCGATTAACGGACCTCGCGCAAGAGGGGTTTGTCGTCTTCAAGGGGCGTGTGCGCGACACGGTGCATACGGCATGCCGCGCGGCGGGATTTGAGCCGCGGACCGTCTGCGAAAGCGGGGAACTGGAGACGATCCGCTCGCTGGTGGCCGCCGGGCTGGGGATAGCGATTCTGCCGGAATTGGCGACCCACGCGCTGCCCGCAGGCTGCACCCGATTGCGCCTGACGGCCCCAAGTGTCACCCGCCGCGTCGCGCTTCTGCAACGCAAACAGCACGCCCTCTCCCCGGCCGCGCTCGCCTTCCGCAACCTGCTCCGCGGCCTCCCGTTGGTGCAGAATCCCGCCCGCAAATCTCCCCCCGCGGGTTAG
- a CDS encoding sugar phosphate isomerase/epimerase family protein, whose product MARLCVHTITTKTLPIEQCLEEYPRRGITGITIWRQALEGRNCGTIARQTRDAGLTVVSLCRGGFFPGRTAAERQRAIDDNRRAIDEAHAVGAPLIVLVCGAVPGQPLVESRRQIAEGIAEILPAAQQAGVQLAIEPLHPMYADDRSAVNTLRQANDICDSLGSPTGLGIAVDVYHVWWDPELESQIAQTGAARRLLAFHICDWRTPTVDLLNDRGLMGEGCIPIRQISEWVDATGFTGYREVEIFSNRWWNVEPRHFLDQIQQSYATLYGSTMDHSAGT is encoded by the coding sequence ATGGCTCGACTCTGTGTGCATACCATCACCACCAAAACGCTGCCAATCGAGCAGTGCCTGGAGGAATATCCGCGACGCGGCATCACGGGCATCACCATTTGGCGGCAAGCGCTGGAAGGCCGCAATTGCGGGACAATCGCCCGACAAACGCGCGATGCCGGGCTGACGGTGGTTAGCCTGTGCCGGGGGGGATTCTTTCCCGGTCGAACTGCGGCGGAGCGTCAGCGGGCCATCGACGACAATCGGCGAGCGATTGATGAGGCCCACGCCGTGGGAGCGCCGCTGATTGTGCTGGTTTGCGGGGCGGTTCCGGGTCAGCCGCTGGTGGAATCGCGGCGGCAAATCGCCGAAGGAATCGCCGAGATTCTGCCAGCCGCACAACAAGCGGGCGTGCAGTTGGCCATTGAACCGCTGCATCCGATGTATGCGGATGATCGCAGTGCGGTCAATACGCTGCGGCAGGCGAATGACATTTGCGATTCGCTCGGCTCGCCGACCGGACTCGGGATCGCAGTCGATGTCTACCATGTTTGGTGGGATCCGGAATTGGAGTCGCAGATTGCCCAGACGGGTGCCGCGCGGCGGTTGCTGGCGTTCCATATCTGCGATTGGCGGACGCCGACGGTGGACCTGCTCAATGATCGCGGACTGATGGGCGAAGGGTGCATCCCGATTCGGCAGATTAGCGAATGGGTGGATGCGACAGGCTTCACCGGCTACCGTGAAGTGGAAATCTTCTCGAATCGCTGGTGGAATGTCGAACCGCGACACTTTTTGGATCAGATTCAGCAATCCTACGCGACCTTGTACGGTTCCACGATGGATCATTCTGCGGGAACATGA